The genomic region AACAAAAAAAAGATGATGAAACGAGAATACTTCACCGAATTAAGCCTCTGAATACACATGTTATCGTTGCCCCCTCGTTCGATACCTCACACAGATACCTCGAACAACTGCAATACGGCAACAGTCCCCTTTATCGATGATCACAATGCATTAGGCAAGCACCCTGTTGTATTTCGGTGGGTCCTCTATTGGATAAGGGGGAGACGCGGTTATTGACCGATATCCCTGGGGCATTTTTCGCCAATTACAATCGACGTGCTATCGTTGCTACAGCGAAGTGAGGCTTCCTCACCAGCTACTAATTCTCGAGCAATTCTATCTCTCATGAGATCAAAGAGAACAGGATCAGTTTCTCGATGGATCGAGAGAATCGAAATAGCCTCCTCTTTACGCTCTCTATCTGCTAACCAATTTGCTATAAGCCTAAAGCGATCCGATATCAGTGCCACAGCCACTTCCTCTAACTGTGCCTGCTCATACTCGTGAAGGGCTTCTGTAACCTTGCCTTGCTTTAAGAGAATATCCCCAATAATGAGCAGGTAAAAAGAAGGATTTTCCCACTCTGCTCTCTCTTCGTCTTCACACCTCTCTTGAATGTGCTGTCGATAGGCAGAGATGGCTTCTCCATACTTCCCTTGTCTTTCAAGGCTCTCTGCCGATTTCAAGTGTTTAGAGTATGTACCTGAGGTTCCAGGTATCAAAACAGAGCACCCAAACAGTGCTGTGATAATGACGGTAGAAGTCACGAAAACGACGAGGAGAAACGCGGTCAGTCGAGCTTTTTTTACCAACGGAATTCTCTCCCTCGTGCTAGGCATGCGCCAGTAGCTCCATGTACTCAGACGATGATAGCCTTTTCCCATCGGGAAGAGTTCTCCAACGCTTATGAAACCAGACCCACTGTTCTGGATACCGTTGAATAATATTCTCCAAGCGAGAATTGTAAGTATCGATGATTGCTTGGGTCTCTCTCTCTTCTTTCACTTCTTCAATCTCTATGATGTAGCGCCCACTTTCAAGACGATAATTGAAGGCGGTAACGATTCGCGCATTATAGCGTAGGGCAAGATCTATCATTGAGGATGGAGTGGTAACATAATGCCCAAAAAACTGAGAGTCTTGTCCGTGGACCCGCGTGTCTTGATCGATCAGAGCTGCTACTACTTTTCCATTCTTCATCTCTTGAATCAGCTGACGCTGGCCACTAAGCCCGCCACGCCAGATCGTACGAATTCCGAGCTGAGAACGACTTTCTTCGATAAACTGCTGCAGTCCAGCATGACGAATCTCTCGCCCCACAGTAACAATTTCAAAGCCGATTTCCGCAATATACGCCGCCATCAATTCCCAGTTGCCGAAGTGTGCAGTAAGTGCCAAAACCGGTTTACGATCCTCCGACAATTCACGTACCAAATCGGCAGAATCGGAATAAATATCACAAACACCAGACTGAAGTGCAGGATGGAGATTCAGACTCTCAGCAGCTAACCGACCGATATGAGAGAATACCCCCCGTGCTATAGATCTCGGATGAGGTACGCCCAAAAACTTTCGAATCTGTCCTCGCGCAACACGCTGTTCCCGAAGAGGCAAAAAGCCAAAAATAGAACCCAAGAGAGCTCCTAGAGCGGAACGCCAACGGTAGGGGAATCTGCTAATGAGTCGGAGAAGTATCACTCTTCGAATTCACCATGTTGATCTTGAATTTGATCCTGAAGTGATAAGAAGAGGGCATCCCGCGCACTTCGAGGAGTAACCATGCCTGCAATCGCACCATCTTCGACCGCAAAAAATGGCGCGCAAAGCTTGGGGCTAAAGAACGCTTCCAGGCTCATATGTGAGTCCACTAAGGACAGTGTATCATCAAGAAGAGTTGCAAGAGATTCCGATGATGTATACGCATGCTGAGTCCTCATTAAATCTTTTCGCGAGATCATCCCCTTTAGCTGATTTTGCGATAAAACTGGAAAGTACTCCTGGTCGGTATGAACGCACTTTCTCTGTGCGCTTGAGATCGTTTCTCCATGATGAAAAACAACAAGATTCTCGATCGGAATCGCAGCATTCGATATGGGCGTTTGCTGAGAGAGCTTGGATAACGTGGTAAGATGCGTCCACCATAATTTGCGGGCGACAATCAACAATCCAAAAATTAACAAAATAGAAAAAGGTGGGAGATCTTCAAAAATCATAATTTGAGATGCAGTTGGCAGCATTACAAACAACGTGCAAAAAACTCCAATTGGAAAAATGAAAGCCCGTATCCCAAAAGGAAGCACACCCCCAATTCGATGAGGAGGAAGGAATGGTGCCACAACGAGCATTGCGGCAATAAACCACAGAATCTGAGTCAGAAGAAAGTCTTCAGCAAAGTGTTGAGGAAGAGCGCTATAATGCAGGAAGCCAACACAAAGAAGACTCATCAAACTTGCCCCGATGACACGAATCGGGGCTCGCAATATAACGGAAAACTCCCGAGCGAACTCTTCGCTGGTCGCAATCAGGGTCTCAGATGGAGAACTTCCTTTGCTTCGAGATTCCTCTACCTGCTGTCTTAACTGCCGTGCTGACTCTTGAAGAATCTCTGGAGAATCTCCATGCAGATATACCCCATCCGATGTCTCGAATATTTCAGGCACGTGAAAAATAGGACGTTCGCGGATAATGAGTCCAGGGTCTGTCACCCCGAGGAGTGAGATGACGAGCGATTCCGCCTCTGAACGTGCAAAGCGCCCCGCTACGATGTGACCGAGTACTTGCGCTGCATACAGTAGTATGACCAGCCCGATGTAGGAAAATGAGATACTGATGCTCTCAAACCGTATTGCTGAAAACACCGAGAGGATCCCAAGCGCCGCCAGAAGACAAGGGGAAACCGTAAGAACTACATTTGCATGATGTAAAAACGCAAGAGAACCATGATGCAGCGCTCTCCCAAAAAAATGGTGAGTCTCACCTGTGACATCACTCTGAATATCGGCAAAGGGTTTGTCCGCCGAAATTGCCTCAGTTTCGGAAGGCTCTGTGTTGGAAGGCTCTGTGTTGGAAGGCTCTGTCTTCGTATCCTCCGAGTCGGTATCTGGCAGAGTGAAGAGTGTTCGAGAGGGCTTGGCGTTCATCGCCCGCAATAAAGATACAAAAGCCCTCGGTGGCTCGATTCTCAGTGTCTCCACCCTTTTTTGACCTAAGGTGGTACTCGTACGACTCATCAGCAAGTCCTAATCGCAATCGTTAATAAGTATGGATAGAGGACTACTCGCAGCAGCGTTGCCGACTCTTAACCCTCATCTGCGTTACACTTCACCCCGTGTTCATACCGCTCATAGACTATACAGGCAAAGCACCTCATAAAGCGAATTCAAAACCTTACGAGAAGCCTCAGCCTTACGAGAAGCCTCAGTGAAGCTTCCATACGTGCCTTCTGCAGGAGCAAAAACTCTAATGCAAATGAACTTAATATATAACGAGCCTTCTCAAGGGGTTAGCCCTCTTCGGGCACCACCGCCACCATTACGCTCAGATAGAACCCTCAATCTCCTCCAAAACACGGCTTTTCGGAGACCAGGGTCTAGTGTAGCCGTATTCTTGAGCTATACAAGTACCCCCCGAGTCCTGTAAACTAGCGTGACACCAATGGATCCAACAATTTTTCTCGTCTTCGCTGTCCTGCTGACCATATCGGTCTCCGCCTTCTGCTCTGTGATGGAAGCCTCACTCTATGCTGTGCCCCTCTCATACGTCAAAACACTCGAAGAGCAGGGAGTGCGAGCAGGGAAAATTCTCAGTCGGTTCAAGACCGATATCGGAAGGCCGATAACGGCTATTCTGATTCTGAACACCGTTGCAAATACAGGTGGTGCGTCTCTTGCTGGGTGGGCTGGTGGCGCTGTTTTATCTGAAACAGGTGCCATTGTCTTCTCAGTTCTCTTTGTTGTGGGAATACTTTACTTCAGCGAGATTATTCCGAAGACCATCGGTGTTACCTACGCACGGCAGATGAGTCGCGTATTCGCCGTGCCACTGGATTTTCTTGTTCGGATAATGGCACCATTAATATCTCTTTCACAATTCATCAACCGTCGACTACAGGGGGACGACGCTACTGTCCGCGTATCCGAAGAAGAGGTGAGGGCGCTTGCCACGATTGGAGCCGAAGAAGGGTCTTTAGAGCGATTTGAAGGCTCAATTATCACCAATGTGCTGGCGCTCGATGACCTGCTTGTTCGAGATATCCTTACTCCAAGGGTTGTTGTCTTTCGTCTCGATGAAACGATGCGCGTGGAAGATGTCCGTCAGGAGATTGATGAATGGAATTTTTCACGCGTCCCGCTGTATCAAGAGGAAAAACCTGATGATCTTCATGCTTACGTAACTCAGCGTGATATTTATCGTGAACTCCTCGCTGGAAATAATGATATAACCCTCAGTTCAATTTCTCGTCCCTTGGAAACCGTCCCTGAACTGTTGCGGGTGGATACACTGCTGTTGAGAATGTTCGAGAAGAAAGAGCACATACTTGCTGTAGTGGATGAACATGGAAGTCTCGCAGGAATTGTGACATTAGAGGACATTATTGAAGAGATCGTAGGTCGTGAAATAGTTGATGAATATGATTCTGTGAGTGACCTGCGTACATTCGCACGAGTGCTGAGTTTCATGAAATCTCGGCGTAGGAAAGAGCCCTTCAATAAATAATTTCGTGACATTTTCTGGTTTTGAAAACCCGAGCGAAACTCGGTTCTAGGAAGCTGAAGAATATTAAGGAAAAGCTGTGTTACGCATACCACATCTTGATCAATCATACACTTGGCTGGTAACGGGGGGAGCTGGATTTATTGGCTCTCACCTCGTTGAAAACCTCTTGCGCTTAGATCAGCGAGTACGGGTTCTTGATAATTTTTCTACCGGCAAAAGGGAGAACCTCGACGAAGCCTGTTCTCTCGTTTCTCCAGACCAAAGCAAGGAGCTAGAGCTCGTAGTAGGCGATATTCAAGATGAATCCCTCCTTCATAGTGCCATTGCGGACGTTGACTATGTTCTTCATCAAGCGGCGCTTGGATCCGTGCCGCGCTCATTTCATTCGCCGCTCGCGACAAACTCATCGAACGTAACAGGATTTTTAACGCTGCTTGAAGCAGCTCGTCAGGAGTCCGAGAAAAATGGTCGGATCAAGAGCTTTGTATACGCTTCCTCCAGTGCCGTTTATGGTGATCATCCAGCCTTACCAAAGAGTGAGGGTGTAATTGGAAATGCTCTATCGCCTTATGCTGCGTCAAAGCGTGCGGATGAACTCTATGCCCAAGCGTTCAGCTCAGTAATTCGTTTTCCAATCACTGGATTACGCTACTTCAATGTTTTTGGCCCTCGACAAGATCCTGAGGGAGCTTATGCTGCAGTCATTCCGCGATGGACCAGTTCTCTGATTCATGGTCAAGAGTGCGTGATTAATGGTGATGGCGAGACTTCACGAGACTTTTGCTTTGTGTCCAACGTTGTTCTTGCTAACCTCCTCTCAGCCTTAAGCCACCGGCATCCTGAAACGCAACAGCATGCAAGCAAAACTCCAGCCGTATATAACGTCGCAGCCGGTGCTCGAACCGACCTTCTTCAGCTCTATTCAGAGATTAAAGATGCTGTTGAGCAGCTTACAGGCACTTCTCTTGATTTGGCTCCACGACATGCAGAGTTCAGAGCAGGCGACGTAAGGCATTCGTTAGCAGACATTTCAAAGATTCAGAGCGAACTCGGCTTTCGTGTCCAAACTCACTTGAAAGAGGGAATCGAGCAAACGGTGAAGTGGTTTTATTCGTCATCTTTACCGCAGGACCCAAGCGCGACCTAAACCAAACCCGCCAAACTCTTACCGTTCTCTAATCTGTCTCGAAACAATTTTCATGAAACTGCTGTACATGAGATTCGAGCTCGGACATGGTGCCCGAATTGTCAATTACATAGTCAGCACGCACTTTCTTTTCCTCTATGTCCATCTGTGCAGCGATGCGTTGTCTCGCCTCTACACTCGTAAGGTCACTTCGAGCCAAGAGTCGTTCCAGGGAAAGCGATTCAGGCGTGTAAACCACGATGACTTTTGAAATCTCTGGATAGTCCATCGTAGACTCGAAAAAGAGCGGAATCTCATATACGAGAGGAACCCCAGGAGATTCTTTGCATTTGACCTCAATCTCATGCTTGGCCTGCTCTCGAATAAAAGGATGAAGTATTGACTCAAGATGTTTCCGCGCTGTGGGATTCTCAAAAACGTGCCTTCCCAGCTTTTCCCGATCCAGAGACCCATCAGATTTCACAAACGCTTCTCCAAACTCCTCTTCAATCATCTGGAGACCTCGCGAGCCTGGCTCGACGACTTTTCTAGCAAGAACATCAGCACTCAGGGTCAACCAGCCCTTTTCAGCTAACTTCTTCAGCACGGTCGATTTACCACAGGCAATGCCTCCCGTGAGGGCGAAGATACGTCTTGTGACGGAGGTTGTGGGGAAATTAGCACTATTAGACAAAAATTCTTCCTTCAATTATGCCTTTGTTTACCGCCGAGGTTGTTTGTATACCGAATTCACCTCTATAATTATGCTGTTTTGAAGAGCTGCAGCAAGGGAAGACCTTACTAAGTCGCAGACCAAGCCGCCTACGTGTTTATAACAAGATTACAGGGGAGCAAGATAGTGGCTGAAAGTGAAGATACGATGGAGAAGGAAATTAAATCCTCAGGTGATGCAGAGGCCCAGCTCAAGATTTCAGATGCGAGTGATATCCATGCTACCCGCGATGAAGCAGTTGTTGAGCAACTGACCAGAGCAAAAGCAGAGGGAAGTCTGGAAGAAGAGGAAGATGAAGAGATTGATTCAGCACTGGCTGAACTCCGTGCATCAGATACCGATGAAGACGAAGATGAAGACGAAGATGAAGATGAAGACGAAACCTCTGACGATGCTCGTTACTTTAGAAGGGTCATTGACAAACTGAATGGAAAAAAATCTGATCAGTTCAAGAGACTACAAAATCTCTTAAGGGGTAAAATTATTCTCAATGTACTTGACTGTGAAGAAGGATACCTTTTTTCTTTTGAGCGCGAAAAGCTATCGGTCAAACACTGGGAAAAGACTCCTCCTTCAAATGCAAGTTGTACTATAGAACTCACTGAGCGATATCTTGAGCAAATCCTGCGAGGTCGGCTCAACCCACAAATTGCCATGCTATCGCATAAGGTTCATGTAAGTGGAGAATCATCTCAAGCAGTATACTTTTTTAATCTGTTTTCTCGATAACAATCCACAAGTTTCCAAAGCAGGGGGAGCGATATTGAATGCTCAGGTGGCAGATGAAGGCATGAATGCCGGCAGCAGAGCGCTTTCTAACATGAGAGCTTGGTGCACTGTGGCTCAAGAATCTGGCAACACCCTGTTTGATCTCTCGATGATCAATCCGGACCTTTCGCCCGCCCGAGAGATGCTAGACAGATTCATCGAGGCATCACTAAAGCCGAATTCTCATAAGTATACTACGGCACGAGGACTCAAGAAGCTTCGGGAGGCTTTTGCCGATAAGTATCTCGATAGTTTTCATGTAGAACTTCGTCCAGAGTTAGAAGTATGTGTAACGCTGGGAACCAAGGATGCAACACTCCAGGTTCTGTCGATTGCCCGGCAAGAGGGGAGAACCTTACTGCTTCCAACCCCCACCTATCCAGCAATGCTTTCAGCTGCGGATCTGATTGGTGACTATGATGTACAGTTTTATCAAGCGGAAAACGTTAATCAACTGAGCAGCTCTCTGGAAAACGCATTTAGAGAGAATCCTGGGGGCATCGCACTTCTTAATCTACCAGGCAATCCGATTGGCCTCTGTCCTTCCGAGAGGGAACTACACCTTATCGTGCAGGCAGCTCGCAGGTATGGGTATCTCCTACTGAATGACTTTGTTTACGGTGAAATGGGCTTCGAGGCCTCACCTACCAGTCTTCTCAAGTGCTGCAATGGAGATTATCAGGGAATTCTCGAGGTCTATAGCATGTCAAAGGCCTATGCGATTCCAGGATGGAGGGTCGCTGGACTGGTTGGCTGTCAGGAGGTAATTCAGAAAGTGGCTCTTCGAAAGTCCGATACAGACTATGGAACTTTCATACCTATCCAAGTAGGTGCAACCGCTGGTCTGCGGGCATCGGCTTCCTTTTTGTCCGACTCAGTATCACGATATGCCGAAAGGGCAGAGCTGGTCAGTAGCAAACTTCTCTCCTTTGGCTGTTCGATTCAGCCCCCAGAGGCAGGGGCGTCAGTGTGGGCAAGACTCCCAGAATCATACAGTGGAAATGCGGAGAAATTTGTCAAACAACTCATCCTTGAGCAGGGGGTAGTGATACTCCCAGGGATTGTATTCGGAGATTCATATAGCAGCTATTTCCGAATATCTCTCGTTCAACCGCAACTCGTTCTCTCAGAATGTCTGGATCGGATTGGTGCAATATTAAAGAGTTCAGAGCAAGAGTGTATTGATAGTTAGTTCAGAGAGGAGATAAAAAATGGTCTATCAAGCCAAACCGATTCTGTCTGCTGCTACAAAGCATCTCTCGGCTATATTCACAGAAAAAGCATATTGGTCACTACTGTTCGTGGGAATCGCACCTTTGACTCTATTCTCTTCGGTACTTGTGAACGCCGAAGGACCATGCCGCCGCGCGGTAAAGCTCGTACAACGAATTGAGCAATCGGAGGGTCGTCTCGGCACTGCGGAACGCGACCTTTACAAAGAAGCCATAGAGTTATGTCCTGAAATGCCTGAAATCAGGTATAACTTTGCGCAGTACTTGTCAGCCCAGGATGAGCATGATCAAGCTCAAGAAGAATTTCGAAAAGCGATAGAAATTGAAAACAAAGTAGAGTTTCTTCTTGGCTTAGCGCGGAGCTTACTCACCGAAAATAAAAATTCAGAAGCCAAGCTTCAGTATGAGAAGGTGATAGAAAAAGATAAGCTGAACCCTTCAGCACTCCAAGGTCTTGCCATAATTTCGGAACGTACGGGAGATCGCGACCGAGCAATATCTCAGTTTTCCAAAGCAATTGCGGTTGAGCCGAAAAGTGCTGAACCACATTTCAATCTTGGAGTTCTCTACGAGAAAAAAGGGATGAATGATGAAGCTTTGTTTATGTACCAAAAAGCCATCTCGTTGAGTAACGAGAAACACCTTGATGCCTTATTTCGAGCAGGACTCTTATACCTCAATCAGAGCAAATCTCTCGCAGCTATTAAAAACCTTGAACGTGCCGCACATCTTGATTCCGAAGATTCAAGGTATCCCCGGGCTCTCGGAGTGGCCTATCAGCGAGCGGGAAAACTTCAAAAGGCAGAGTTGGCCTTTCGTAAAGCTCTCGCACTCGACGTTTCAGACCGAGTGACAAAAGTAAACCTAGCAAAAGTACTCCTTCAAACGAATAAACCAGCTAAAATCATTGAACTTTATGAAGATACTGTTGTCGATATCGATAAAACACCACTCTCATCAGATGAGCTCTATGTAAAGGCAATTGCTCAATGGAAAGTCGGTAATCCAACTGCAGCAGAACAATTGCTTATGACCGCTCATAACACGAACCCCTCAAACCTCGAAGTAATCGAAGCTTTAATTTCGCTATTCTCAGAGCTAGGAAAGAGGGAGCAGCGAGAGCACTTCGAAACTTTATCTCTAAAGCTCAGCACCGAATAAATTGAAGGAGACCTGTCTGATCACTTGCTAAGAATGCTCTTAATCTTGCCAATCAACCAAGGTTCGGTTTTCGGGAAAAAAAATAGTCTGTATTCTGTGACGGTTAATCACTTTAACTCATTTGTAATTCTGACAGGTACAATTACCCTCTGGTGAGGTGGATAGTGCTCTTCTATAGTTCCCCCCACAGCGCCTTGGCGGCGTCGTAGTAGTGTCAGGATGCGCTTGCTTCTGGGAATAGCAAAGGCCGAAGAGTCTTTGGTACTTCACGGTATTTATTTGTTACTTCATTTATTTGTTACTTCAGGAAGCTGGTTTTTCTGTGTTTTAAAATGTTGATTGCTAGGATTTTGTTATGAGCACAGCACACCGTGGTCAGTTAGCCTTAAAAGTTGTTGAGCGCCCAAGTTATTATGAGGGCCAGCTCTCCATCAGCCCAAAGGGTGATGTCTCAGAAACAGAGAACATAGGCAGGGGAGTATCTCTGTCTGGCGAATCTGGAATCGAAAACTTGGGGATAGAGGAACCCTCTGCTCATTCTCTTCACTCACTCTCTCCACTTCCGTTCGAAATCAACCCGAGAGTAGCCTCATTAGCACTTTCTTCGCTTTCTCGTAGGGGGGATACCATCCTTGACCCCTTTTGTAGCTCTGGTGTGGTGGGGCTTGAGGCTGGTCTGACAGAAAGAACCTACCTGTTGAATGATTTGGATCCTGTTGCCCTGACCATCGCGTTAGCTCGGATACACCCGTGTGATATCACTGAGGTGGCATTGTGGCTCCAGATGTCGCCCTTAAATGCCCCCGCCTCCTTGGAAGGCTTCGATAGACTATTCTCCGCATTCTATGAGCCGGGCACCTTTCGAGAAATATCGGCGCTCCGTAGACAACTCATGAACAAGTCAGACCGACTGAGCTCTTTTCTCAGAGGCTTAGCTCTTGGTTTACTTCACAGTCGAGGTGGCGGGGGATTTTCAGTCTATTCCCCTTCGGAGAAAGCACTATCACCAGCAAAGCAAATCGAACTCAATGATAAGCGCAATCAAGTGCCAGACTACAGAGCTGTAGCACCAAGGCTGCTTCGAAAGTCTGCAATGGTACTTCAAGAAGGTATCCCTTCAGTTCTGTTTAAGCCGGAGCATCGCTCAAAAATTACGCAATGCGATCCAAGAGAGCTCTCTCACATTCGAACGGGTTCCGTTGACCTTATCCTCACGAATCCTCCAATTCCTCGGCATCGATCGGTTGGCGACGGGAATTGGCTCAAACTCTGGTTTCTCGGTATGAAGCGTTCACCGAGCCCCGCTGTAGACTTCACGAATCCAGCCTCTTGGCATATTAAGATGAATGAGGTGCTCCTTGAAGGCGCCCGGGTCTGTCGTACTGGCGGAAGAGCTGCATTTTTCTGCGATCGGAGCTTCTCACATATTGAAGACGGAGGCGGCACAAAAGAACGAATCCTGAAGCTTGCTCAAGATGAGCTCTCTTTCTATTGGGAACCCGAGTGTTTTCTATCAATTCCAGAAAAGAAGGTCTCGATCACAAAAAAGAAAAGAGGGGGAAGTACGCTACGATTTCGCTCCGACCCTGAGGGCGTCCTCGTATTAAGAAGAAAATAGGAGAGGACTCAACGCCTCTCTATACTGGCTCTCCGCATACTGGTTCTTTCCAAACAGGGCAATTTCTCTTAACTTGTGGAGTACTGATGGTGTTCACCATGCTCTTTGTGGGTCAAACTCGGTCGGTATTGGAGAAGAGAATAAAGGGTTAGGGATAGAGGAGACTATGGGGACCCGTTCAGAACAAGAACTCGTTCGCCTTGAAAAGCTGCGTGCCCTCCGTGAAGACGGATTCATTTATCCCAACGATACGAAACCCACTGCCTCCTCGTCAGAACTCGCCCAAGGCTCATATATGGAAGGGGAAGAAGGCCCTCGATTCACCATTTGTGGTCGAATTGTTCAGATGCGACAAATGGGGAAAGCCTCCTTTTGCCATCTGCTAGACTCCGAGGGGAAGATTCAAACCTACATTCGTAAGGATGATATAGGAGAGGCAGAGTACTCGCGCTTCAAAAACTATGATGTAGGGGACATCATAGAGGTCTCTGGATTTCTTTTTACAACAAGAACCGGGGAGAAGACGCTACATGCCGAGACTGTTCGTCTGCTTTCAAAGTGCTTAATTCCCCTCCCAGAAAAGTGGCATGGCCTTACCGACGTCGAAGCCCGCTATCGTCATCGCTACGTAGACCTCATTGCAAATCCAGAGGTGAGAGAAGTATTCCGAAAGCGTGCGCAAATTATTCGCCTGGTGCGCCACTTCCTAGATCGTCATGATTACCTCGAAGTTGAAACACCGACTCTTACGTACTCATCCACTGGTGCAGAGGCTCGTCCCTTTAATACTCACTATAATGCTCTGAATGCAGATATGCGTCTTCGTGTTGCGCTTGAGTTGCCTCTTAAGAAACTCGTAGTGGGAGGGCTGGAGCGAGTCTATGAAATTAGCAAAGTATTCCGAAATGAAGGCTTATCCAAGAAACACAATCCTGAGTTTACGATGCTTGAGTTTTACGGCTCATATCTTACCTTTGAAGATCAACTTCAATTTGTTGAAGAAATGGTGTGTGAACTCGTTCAAGAGATGAATGGCAACCTCGATCTCCCATATGGCGACCACCAGATCTCCTTCCAACGACCATGGAAGATAATCTCAATGACCGAATCGCTCTATGAGTATGCTGATGTGCCAAGAAGTGAGGATATAGAAAATCTTGATGTCCTCCATCAGATTGCAGCAAACCGTCAAGTCGAACTCCCAGAACCGGAGGACTGGGGTCGATGTCTTGAAGAGCTATGGGGGGAGCTTGTCGAACCGAAGCTTATCAATCCAACATTCATCACCCATCATCCGTTCTCAATCTCTCCTCTTGCGAGGAAAACTCCAGGGCATCCATCAGTCGTGGATCGTTTTGAATTGATTATATCTGGCATGGAAATCAGCAATGCATTCTCGGAGCTCAATGACCCCCTTGATCAAAGAGAACGGTTTGAGGCACAAGCTGCAAGAAGGGCTGCAGGAAAGGAGGATGCAAACGATATAGATCATGATTTCCTTAGGGCGCTTGAGTATGGCATGCCTCCAACGGGAGGAGTAGGTATCGGAATTGACCGGCTCATTATGTTACTCACGAATAGCCCCACGATTAGAGACGTCCTTCTCTTTCCACAGTTACGACCTTTAGAGGAGGAATAAGTGGGATTTGTTCGAAAGGTTGCTATTCGCTACTTAAGCACGAAGCGCTCAGAGGCCTTCATCTCTATCCTTACCCTCATCTCAACCATCGCGCTTGCCATTGGGGTCTCGGTTCTCATTGTCGTAATGTCAATCATGAATGGCTTCGAGTTTGAGTTAAAAAATAAGTTACTGGGTGCTAATGCGCATGTCACCATACGTGCAGTCAATGGAACCTTGTACCGCTGGCAGGAGC from bacterium harbors:
- a CDS encoding HlyC/CorC family transporter gives rise to the protein MDPTIFLVFAVLLTISVSAFCSVMEASLYAVPLSYVKTLEEQGVRAGKILSRFKTDIGRPITAILILNTVANTGGASLAGWAGGAVLSETGAIVFSVLFVVGILYFSEIIPKTIGVTYARQMSRVFAVPLDFLVRIMAPLISLSQFINRRLQGDDATVRVSEEEVRALATIGAEEGSLERFEGSIITNVLALDDLLVRDILTPRVVVFRLDETMRVEDVRQEIDEWNFSRVPLYQEEKPDDLHAYVTQRDIYRELLAGNNDITLSSISRPLETVPELLRVDTLLLRMFEKKEHILAVVDEHGSLAGIVTLEDIIEEIVGREIVDEYDSVSDLRTFARVLSFMKSRRRKEPFNK
- a CDS encoding SDR family oxidoreductase produces the protein MPHLDQSYTWLVTGGAGFIGSHLVENLLRLDQRVRVLDNFSTGKRENLDEACSLVSPDQSKELELVVGDIQDESLLHSAIADVDYVLHQAALGSVPRSFHSPLATNSSNVTGFLTLLEAARQESEKNGRIKSFVYASSSAVYGDHPALPKSEGVIGNALSPYAASKRADELYAQAFSSVIRFPITGLRYFNVFGPRQDPEGAYAAVIPRWTSSLIHGQECVINGDGETSRDFCFVSNVVLANLLSALSHRHPETQQHASKTPAVYNVAAGARTDLLQLYSEIKDAVEQLTGTSLDLAPRHAEFRAGDVRHSLADISKIQSELGFRVQTHLKEGIEQTVKWFYSSSLPQDPSAT
- a CDS encoding dephospho-CoA kinase, which produces MKEEFLSNSANFPTTSVTRRIFALTGGIACGKSTVLKKLAEKGWLTLSADVLARKVVEPGSRGLQMIEEEFGEAFVKSDGSLDREKLGRHVFENPTARKHLESILHPFIREQAKHEIEVKCKESPGVPLVYEIPLFFESTMDYPEISKVIVVYTPESLSLERLLARSDLTSVEARQRIAAQMDIEEKKVRADYVIDNSGTMSELESHVQQFHENCFETD
- a CDS encoding pyridoxal phosphate-dependent aminotransferase; amino-acid sequence: MENHLKQYTFLICFLDNNPQVSKAGGAILNAQVADEGMNAGSRALSNMRAWCTVAQESGNTLFDLSMINPDLSPAREMLDRFIEASLKPNSHKYTTARGLKKLREAFADKYLDSFHVELRPELEVCVTLGTKDATLQVLSIARQEGRTLLLPTPTYPAMLSAADLIGDYDVQFYQAENVNQLSSSLENAFRENPGGIALLNLPGNPIGLCPSERELHLIVQAARRYGYLLLNDFVYGEMGFEASPTSLLKCCNGDYQGILEVYSMSKAYAIPGWRVAGLVGCQEVIQKVALRKSDTDYGTFIPIQVGATAGLRASASFLSDSVSRYAERAELVSSKLLSFGCSIQPPEAGASVWARLPESYSGNAEKFVKQLILEQGVVILPGIVFGDSYSSYFRISLVQPQLVLSECLDRIGAILKSSEQECIDS
- a CDS encoding tetratricopeptide repeat protein gives rise to the protein MVYQAKPILSAATKHLSAIFTEKAYWSLLFVGIAPLTLFSSVLVNAEGPCRRAVKLVQRIEQSEGRLGTAERDLYKEAIELCPEMPEIRYNFAQYLSAQDEHDQAQEEFRKAIEIENKVEFLLGLARSLLTENKNSEAKLQYEKVIEKDKLNPSALQGLAIISERTGDRDRAISQFSKAIAVEPKSAEPHFNLGVLYEKKGMNDEALFMYQKAISLSNEKHLDALFRAGLLYLNQSKSLAAIKNLERAAHLDSEDSRYPRALGVAYQRAGKLQKAELAFRKALALDVSDRVTKVNLAKVLLQTNKPAKIIELYEDTVVDIDKTPLSSDELYVKAIAQWKVGNPTAAEQLLMTAHNTNPSNLEVIEALISLFSELGKREQREHFETLSLKLSTE
- the lysS gene encoding lysine--tRNA ligase, which codes for MGTRSEQELVRLEKLRALREDGFIYPNDTKPTASSSELAQGSYMEGEEGPRFTICGRIVQMRQMGKASFCHLLDSEGKIQTYIRKDDIGEAEYSRFKNYDVGDIIEVSGFLFTTRTGEKTLHAETVRLLSKCLIPLPEKWHGLTDVEARYRHRYVDLIANPEVREVFRKRAQIIRLVRHFLDRHDYLEVETPTLTYSSTGAEARPFNTHYNALNADMRLRVALELPLKKLVVGGLERVYEISKVFRNEGLSKKHNPEFTMLEFYGSYLTFEDQLQFVEEMVCELVQEMNGNLDLPYGDHQISFQRPWKIISMTESLYEYADVPRSEDIENLDVLHQIAANRQVELPEPEDWGRCLEELWGELVEPKLINPTFITHHPFSISPLARKTPGHPSVVDRFELIISGMEISNAFSELNDPLDQRERFEAQAARRAAGKEDANDIDHDFLRALEYGMPPTGGVGIGIDRLIMLLTNSPTIRDVLLFPQLRPLEEE